The following coding sequences are from one Lolium rigidum isolate FL_2022 chromosome 6, APGP_CSIRO_Lrig_0.1, whole genome shotgun sequence window:
- the LOC124666094 gene encoding DNA replication complex GINS protein SLD5-like gives MSSWEDEESASAAATTDVELLKRAWRNEKAAPEILHFDSALVSRAREQIQLLEETLDDFTDNGVDDLVVSLYQMDLDRSLFLLRSYLRLRLQKIEKYMTYISKSDDLLSRLSQQEQRFAKSCKENMEKHLEQSVLSKLPYGYDSVTRQSLSSTEDDMVPEPQLDTFVFCKTKSDVGAFQLDDIGEEVVDLVADDLYVLRYKSIKGLVEAGRIDLI, from the exons ATGTCTTCGTGGGAGGACGAGgagtcggcgtcggcggcggcgaccacggacGTGGAGCTTCTGAAGCGGGCCTGGCGCAACGAGAAGGCCGCGCCGGAgatcctccacttcgactccgccCTCGTCTCCCGCGCCCGCGAGCAGATCCAGCTCCTC GAGGAGACACTCGACGACTTCACGGATAACGGCGTCGACGACCTGGTGGTCTCGCTCTACCAGATGGACCTTGACCGCTCGCTCTTCCTGCTCCGCTCCTACCTCCGCCTCCGCTTGCAGAAG ATTGAGAAGTACATGACCTACATCTCCAAGTCTGACGACCTCTTGAGCCGGCTGTCCCAGCAGGAGCAGCGATTCGCCAAGAG CtgcaaggagaacatggagaagCATCTCGAGCAGTCGGTGCTGTCAAAGCTTCCCTATGGTTATGACTCGGTAACTAGGCAATCCTTATCGAGCACGGAGGATGACATGG TTCCAGAGCCTCAGCTTGACACCTTTGTCTTCTGCAAGACCAAGAGTGACGTAGGAGCATTTCAGCTAGATGACAT AGGGGAGGAAGTTGTGGATTTGGTTGCTGACGACTTGTATGTCCTTCGGTACAAGTCCATCAAGGGTCTTGTCGAGGCTGGCAGAATTGACCTTATTTGA
- the LOC124666092 gene encoding pentatricopeptide repeat-containing protein At2g03880, mitochondrial-like, with the protein MVVPPGVAYNAAISRCSRAGLHQRALALLHEMRDRGHHADEYTLPPILNSAALLRVPAGADALHSLLLRAGLAAHLHVANALVDAYAKLSRHAAARAVFDEMPHRDVVTWTSLLTGLARSRSHDPALRVYRDMVASGVRPDEFVVAAALSSCAGATALELGVSVHATAVRLALDPFLSVGNSLVSMYAKTGSLGEAKKVFDAMHVRRDPITWTALIVGYAQNGRGKESLEVYADMVRSRCRPDYVTFIGLLFACSHAGLVDAGRAHFRSMQAEHGVAPGPDHYACMVDLLGRAGRLDEAMDLLNRSTTRLDATVWKALLGACRTHGNAELGEHAAEMVWRLDPTDAVPYVMLSNLYSRARRWADVARIRTLMKSRGITKEPGCSWVGVNGVTHLFYVEDRGHPRTEEIYRKVEEMMSRIRAEGYVADTDWALQDEEPEGREKGLAYHSERLAVAFGLLAVPAGAPIRVFKNLRVCGDCHAAIKMIAKAYGREIILRDANCFHHMRDGVCSCGDYW; encoded by the coding sequence ATGGTCGTGCCGCCCGGCGTCGCCTACAACGCGGCCATCTCCCGCTGCTCCCGCGCGGGCCTGCACCAACGCGCGCTCGCCTTGCTCCACGAGATGCGCGACCGGGGCCACCACGCCGACGAGTACACCCTCCCGCCCATCCTCAACTCCGCCGCGCTCCTCCGCGTCCCGGCAGGCGCCGACGCGCTccactccctcctcctccgcgcggggcTCGCCGCGCACCTCCACGTCGCCAACGCACTCGTCGACGCATACGCCAAGCTgtcccgccacgccgccgcgcgggctgtgttcgacgaaatgccacACCGCGACGTGGTCACCTGGACCTCCCTCCTCACGGGGCTCGCGCGCTCCCGCTCCCACGACCCCGCGCTGCGGGTGTACCGCGACATGGTCGCCTCGGGGGTCAGGCCTGACGAGTTCGTCGTCGCGGCCGCGCTGAGCTCGTGCGCCGGCGCCACCGCGCTCGAGCTGGGCGTTTCGGTGCACGCCACCGCGGTCCGGCTCGCGCTCGACCCGTTCCTCTCGGTCGGGAACTCGCTGGTATCCATGTACGCCAAGACCGGCTCGCTGGGCGAGGCCAAGAAGGTGTTCGACGCGATGCATGTCCGGCGTGACCCCATCACGTGGACGGCCCTGATCGTCGGGTACGCTCAGAACGGCCGGGGCAAGGAGTCGCTGGAGGTCTACGCCGACATGGTCCGGTCCAGATGCAGGCCGGACTATGTCACCTTCATCGGGCTGCTCTTCGCGTGCAGCCATGCTGGCCTGGTCGACGCCGGCCGGGCGCACTTCCGGTCCATGCAGGCCGAGCACGGCGTCGCGCCTGGACCAGACCACTACGCGTGCATGGTCGACCTGCTAGGCCGAGCTGGGCGGCTCGACGAGGCCATGGACCTGCTGAACCGGAGCACGACGAGGTTGGACGCCACGGTGTGGAAGGCGCTACTCGGCGCTTGCCGGACGCACGGGAACGCGGAGCTCGGCGAGCACGCGGCCGAGATGGTGTGGAGGCTGGACCCGACGGACGCCGTGCCGTACGTCATGCTGTCAAACCTCTACTCGCGGGCGAGGAGATGGGCCGACGTGGCGAGGATCCGGACGCTGATGAAGTCGCGAGGGATCACCAAGGAGCCTGGGTGCAGCTGGGTGGGAGTGAACGGTGTGACGCACCTGTTCTACGTGGAGGACCGGGGGCACCCGAGGACGGAAGAGATTTACCGGAAGGTGGAGGAGATGATGAGCAGGATCCGGGCTGAAGGATATGTGGCGGATACTGACTGGGCGCTGCAGGACGAGGAGCCGGAGGGGAGGGAGAAGGGTCTGGCATACCACAGCGAGAGGCTCGCCGTTGCATTTGGGCTGCTTGCCGTGCCGGCTGGCGCGCCGATCCGTGTGTTCAAGAACCTCCGGGTGTGCGGCGACTGCCATGCCGCGATCAAGATGATCGCCAAGGCGTACGGCAGGGAGATCATACTGAGGGATGCCAACTGCTTCCATCACATGAGGGATGGTGTATGTTCGTGCGGCGACTACTGGTAG